From one Lotus japonicus ecotype B-129 chromosome 3, LjGifu_v1.2 genomic stretch:
- the LOC130747713 gene encoding proline-rich protein 4-like, translated as MQIFTRRQGALLCFWLSVFFVVVGFCHGDSTVEVVGLGECADCKEYNIKTSQAFSGLRVTIDCKAENGHFKTRGAGELDTNGNFKVSLPHDIVKSGELKEECYAQLHSSSAAPCPAHDGLHDTKIVFKSKTDDNKHTLGPAGKLKFSSMTCTSEFFWPFFKHPLFSKLPHPDLPPFPPKILPPFPPKFFPKHPLLPPFPPKVFPKHPLLPPFPPKIFPKHPLLPPFPPKVFPKHPLLPPLPIHEKPPPVQEPLPPPAPVYKEPLPPPVPKPLPPPVPEEKPLPPPVPVKKPCPPPVPEKKPLPPPVPKPLPPPVPVMKPCPPPVPEKKPLPPPVPKPLPPPVPVMKSCPPPVPEKKPLPPPVPKPLPPPVPVVKKPCPPPLPPVKPLPPPVPIKKPLPPPVPEYKKPLPPLIPKPLPPPVPVYKKPLPPPIPKPLPPPVPVYKKPPCPPLVPIFKKPPLPPLVPIFKKPHPPSIPIYKPPFYKPLPPFPKLPPLKKHPLPPLPKIPPKYFHHPKFPKLPPLPPKSFFHHPKFPKLPPLPPKSFFHHPKLGKLPPLPPIKFFHHPKYGKLPPLPHKSFFHHPKFGKLPPLPPTKFFHHPKFGKLPPLPPV; from the exons ATGCAGATCTTCACTCGGCGCCAAGGAGCACTTTTGTGCTTCTGGTTGTCTGTGTTTTTTGTGGTAGTGGGGTTTTGCCATGGAGATAGTACAGTGGAGGTAGTAGGACTAGGAGAATGTGCAGACTGCAAGGAGTACAATATTAAAACTAGCCAGGCATTCTCAG GGCTACGTGTTACAATAGACTGCAAGGCAGAAAATGGACACTTCAAAACAAGAGGGGCTGGTGAGCTTGACACAAATGGCAACTTCAAAGTATCCCTTCCTCATGACATTGTAAAATCTGGTGAATTGAAAGAAGAGTGTTATGCCCAGCTTCACAGTTCATCAGCTGCACCTTGTCCTGCCCATGATGGCCTGCATGACACCAAGATTGTATTCAAGTCAAAAACTGATGATAACAAACACACACTTGGCCCTGCTGGGAAACTCAAGTTCTCATCAATGACTTGCACTTCAGAATTTTTCTGGCCTTTCTTCAAACACCCTTTGTTCAGTAAGCTTCCCCATCCAGATTTACCCCCTTTCCCTCCTAAAATCCTTCCACCATTTCCTCCAAAGTTTTTCCCTAAGCACCCTCTCCTTCCACCATTTCCACCAAAGGTTTTCCCTAAGCACCCTCTCCTTCCTCCATTTCCACCTAAGATTTTCCCTAAGCACCCTCTCCTTCCACCATTTCCACCAAAGGTTTTCCCTAAACACCCTCTCCTTCCTCCTCTACCTATCCATGAAAAACCTCCTCCAGTGCAGGAACCTCTTCCTCCACCTGCCCCTGTCTACAAGGAACCTCTTCCTCCACCTGTTCCAAAGCCACTTCCACCCCCAGTTCCAGAAGAGAAACCACTTCCACCACCAGTTCCAGTCAAGAAGCCATGTCCACCACCAGTTCCAGAAAAGAAACCCCTTCCTCCTCCTGTTCCAAAGCCACTTCCACCACCAGTTCCAGTCATGAAGCCATGCCCACCACCAGTTCCAGAAAAGAAACCCCTTCCTCCTCCTGTTCCAAAGCCACTTCCACCACCAGTTCCAGTCATGAAGTCATGCCCACCACCAGTTCCAGAAAAGAAACCCCTTCCTCCTCCTGTTCCAAAGCCACTTCCACCACCAGTTCCAGTAGTAAAGAAGCCATGCCCACCCCCTCTTCCACCAGTGAAGCCTCTTCCTCCACCAGTGCCAATAAAGAAACCTCTTCCTCCACCTGTACCAGAATACAAGAAGCCTCTTCCTCCTCTAATTCCAAAGCCACTTCCACCACCAGTTCCAGTATACAAGAAGCCTCTTCCTCCTCCAATTCCAAAGCCACTTCCACCACCAGTTCCAGTATACAAGAAGCCACCATGCCCACCACTGGTTCCAATCTTCAAGAAACCTCCACTTCCACCACTGGTTCCAATCTTCAAGAAACCACATCCACCTTCCATTCCTATTTACAAGCCACCATTCTATAAGCCTCTCCCTCCTTTCCCAAAGTTGCCTCCTCTCAAGAAGCATCCACTTCCACCTCTTCCCAAAATCCCTCCAAAGTACTTCCATCACCCCAAATTTCCCAAATTGCCTCCATTGCCACCAAAAAGCTTTTTCCATCACCCCAAGTTTCCCAAATTGCCCCCACTACCTCCAAAAAGCTTCTTCCATCACCCCAAGTTAGGAAAATTGCCTCCACTACCTCCAATAAAGTTTTTCCACCACCCCAAGTATGGAAAATTGCCTCCACTACCTCACAAAAGCTTCTTCCATCACCCCAAGTTTGGGAAATTACCTCCACTGCCTCCAACAAAGTTTTTCCATCACCCTAAGTTTGGCAAATTGCCTCCACTACCACCTGTTTAA
- the LOC130745076 gene encoding protein FAR1-RELATED SEQUENCE 12-like produces MLWDLEIVEFEDRWAQMVIECGCEENVWVQDLYERRKMWAAAYMRGEFFAGFRTTSRVEGLHAQVGKFVDSWNNLTDFMHNFFRYMSYQRQRELEADFASMHGDHVPQTQLKRLEKSASNHYTNNIFRLVSKGLHRCLMLKVSLFKETSTCIIYFVERFSLSSRRWNVTLCKTTSEFKCSCMRMESYGIPCDHILAVCRYLDLPGIPSSLIMGRWTKDAKEGLELRGEQLGAWDPMDLCRFTVLRENCRRMSKAACRAPKTFRDTNELVLKQARRLEKLEKGDGVQQAVHVVANDPEQYLRDPLKPIKRRIGSASRGSGLGRRTSHCGLCGGAGHNRKTCLRATQ; encoded by the coding sequence ATGCTTTGGGATCTTGAAATTGTGGAGTTTGAGGACAGGTGGGCTCAAATGGTTATTGAATGTGGGTGTGAAGAGAATGTTTGGGTTCAGGATTTGTATGAGCGGAGGAAGATGTGGGCTGCTGCATATATGCGGGGTGAATTCTTTGCGGGCTTTCGTACAACCTCTCGGGTTGAGGGATTACATGCCCAAGTTGGGAAGTTTGTAGACTCATGGAACAATTTGACTGATTTTATGCATAACTTCTTTCGATATATGAGTTATCAGCGACAAAGGGAACTTGAAGCAGATTTTGCATCAATGCACGGTGACCATGTGCCGCAAACACAATTGAAGAGGCTTGAAAAGTCAGCTTCCAACCATTACACGAACAACATTTTCAGGCTTGTCTCTAAGGGTCTTCACCGCTGTTTGATGCTCAAGGTTAGTCTTTTCAAGGAGACTTCAACTTGCATCATTTACTTTGTTGAAAGGTTTTCTCTGTCTAGTCGGAGATGGAATGTGACTCTATGCAAAACAACCAGTGAGTTCAAGTGCTCTTGTATGAGGATGGAATCATATGGCATTCCATGCGACCATATTCTTGCTGTTTGTAGATATCTAGACCTGCCTGGAATTCCCTCATCATTAATTATGGGGAGATGGACCAAGGATGCAAAAGAGGGGCTTGAGCTGCGTGGGGAACAATTGGGTGCATGGGACCCCATGGATCTATGTAGATTTACTGTATTGAGGGAAAACTGCAGGCGAATGTCTAAAGCAGCATGTAGAGCACCGAAAACATTCCGGGACACAAATGAACTGGTTCTAAAGCAAGCAAGGAGGTTGGAGAAATTGGAGAAAGGTGATGGTGTGCAACAAGCTGTACATGTGGTGGCCAATGATCCTGAACAGTACTTGCGTGACCCACTTAAACCCATCAAAAGGCGCATTGGTAGTGCCTCTAGAGGTAGTGGACTGGGGAGGCGTACTTCCCACTGTGGTCTTTGCGGCGGGGCAGGGCACAATCGGAAAACATGTCTACGGGCTACACAGTGA